Proteins from a genomic interval of Paenibacillus sp. FSL R5-0623:
- a CDS encoding glycoside hydrolase family 3 N-terminal domain-containing protein, which yields MDYKDASLPIQERVQDLIGRMTTAEKIGQLIQPMGWKTYDKAADGTVQVTEEFKADMEQGGVGSLYGVLRADPWTEVTLETGLTPRQGAVATNVIQQYAMEHSRLGIPILFGEECSHGHMAIGATVFPVPLTVGSTWNMELYRKMCEAIAVETRSQGGAATYSPVLDVVRDPRWGRTEECFAEDPYLIGEFAVEAMKGLQGNRLDSNQTIVATLKHFAAYGSSEGGRNAAPVHMGLRELHEIDLLPFKKAVEAGACSVMTAYNEIDGVPCTSSTYLLNDLLREQWGFDGFVITDFGAIQMLVHGHNTAENGEQAVAQSLQAGVDMEMSGYMYRKHLGQALEQGLIEEKDLDLAVRRVLETKFRLGLFEKPFVDPEFAERIIGCEDHTQLAREVAQEGIVLLKNEGNTLPLAKTGTKIAVIGPNANHIYNQLGDYTSPQPREQIVTVLDGITRKLGADSGQVLYAPGCRIKGDSREGFAQALACAEQADVIVMVMGGSSARDFGEGTIDLRTGASVVTDDPWNDMECGEGIDRASLNLMGIQLELVQEVHKLGKPVIVVYINGRPIAEPWIDEHVHAIVEAWYPGQEGGNAIADILFGDVNPSGRLTVSIPKHVGQLPIYYHAKRTRGKRYLEMDLAPQYPFGYGLSYTDFSYENVRVVPDVIGPEDEAQVMVEVTNTGAVSGSEVVQLYITDVSASVTRAEMSLRGFRKIHLEPGQTQTVTFPVQKEHLALIDSRLQSVVEPGEFRLMVGRNSADWTACSLHIQKVGAKV from the coding sequence ATGGACTATAAAGATGCTTCGCTTCCCATTCAGGAACGGGTTCAGGATCTGATCGGACGGATGACAACGGCAGAGAAGATTGGACAACTCATTCAGCCGATGGGATGGAAGACGTATGATAAAGCAGCTGATGGTACAGTACAGGTGACGGAAGAGTTCAAAGCAGACATGGAACAGGGCGGTGTCGGTTCTCTGTATGGTGTGCTTCGGGCCGATCCATGGACTGAAGTGACACTTGAAACGGGGCTTACTCCACGGCAGGGAGCCGTTGCCACAAATGTCATTCAGCAGTATGCCATGGAGCATTCCCGGCTGGGCATTCCCATTTTGTTCGGAGAAGAATGTTCCCACGGGCATATGGCGATCGGGGCAACAGTTTTTCCGGTACCGTTAACGGTGGGCAGCACATGGAATATGGAGTTATACCGCAAGATGTGTGAAGCCATCGCTGTGGAGACCCGGAGCCAGGGGGGAGCGGCAACGTATTCCCCGGTGCTGGATGTCGTACGTGACCCGAGATGGGGGCGGACGGAGGAATGTTTTGCCGAAGATCCATACTTGATTGGTGAATTTGCAGTAGAAGCCATGAAGGGACTACAGGGTAACCGCCTTGATTCCAACCAGACGATTGTGGCGACACTTAAGCATTTTGCAGCTTATGGCAGTTCGGAGGGTGGGCGTAATGCAGCACCTGTGCATATGGGATTACGTGAATTGCATGAAATAGATCTGTTGCCATTCAAAAAGGCAGTGGAAGCCGGGGCTTGCTCCGTGATGACCGCATATAACGAAATTGATGGGGTACCTTGCACGTCCAGTACGTATCTGCTGAATGACCTTCTGCGTGAGCAGTGGGGTTTTGATGGGTTTGTGATTACTGATTTTGGCGCCATTCAGATGCTGGTCCATGGACATAACACCGCTGAGAACGGGGAGCAGGCCGTGGCACAGTCTCTTCAAGCAGGAGTGGATATGGAGATGTCCGGGTACATGTACCGCAAACATCTCGGTCAGGCGTTGGAGCAGGGGCTGATCGAAGAGAAGGATCTGGACTTGGCTGTGCGGCGGGTGTTGGAGACGAAATTCAGACTCGGGTTATTTGAAAAGCCTTTCGTTGATCCAGAGTTTGCAGAGCGGATTATCGGATGTGAAGACCATACTCAGCTGGCGAGGGAAGTGGCACAAGAGGGGATTGTTTTACTGAAAAATGAGGGGAATACCCTTCCGCTTGCCAAAACAGGTACGAAGATAGCTGTCATTGGTCCGAACGCGAACCATATCTATAACCAACTTGGGGACTATACCTCGCCACAACCGAGAGAGCAGATTGTCACCGTACTGGATGGCATTACGCGCAAACTTGGCGCGGATTCGGGTCAGGTACTGTACGCACCTGGTTGCCGGATTAAAGGCGATTCCAGAGAGGGATTTGCACAAGCGCTCGCCTGTGCGGAACAGGCCGATGTCATTGTGATGGTGATGGGTGGTTCCAGCGCCCGCGATTTTGGTGAAGGCACGATAGACTTGCGGACAGGTGCTTCAGTGGTAACCGATGATCCATGGAACGACATGGAGTGCGGTGAGGGCATTGACCGGGCATCCCTGAATCTCATGGGTATTCAATTGGAGCTGGTGCAGGAGGTACATAAGCTCGGGAAACCCGTTATCGTGGTGTATATTAACGGCCGCCCCATTGCTGAACCTTGGATTGATGAGCATGTCCATGCCATTGTGGAAGCGTGGTACCCCGGACAGGAAGGTGGTAACGCGATTGCGGATATTCTGTTTGGCGATGTGAATCCATCGGGGCGCCTTACGGTTTCCATTCCCAAGCATGTTGGGCAACTTCCGATCTACTATCATGCCAAACGCACTCGTGGCAAGCGGTATCTGGAGATGGATCTGGCGCCGCAGTATCCGTTTGGATATGGACTGAGCTACACCGATTTCAGTTACGAGAATGTAAGGGTTGTACCCGACGTAATTGGTCCAGAAGATGAGGCACAGGTGATGGTTGAAGTCACCAATACTGGAGCGGTATCGGGAAGCGAGGTTGTGCAGTTGTACATCACGGATGTATCGGCTTCGGTCACCCGAGCTGAAATGTCACTGAGGGGTTTTCGTAAAATCCATCTGGAGCCAGGACAGACCCAGACCGTTACATTCCCTGTGCAAAAAGAACATCTCGCACTGATCGACTCTCGTCTCCAGTCTGTCGTAGAACCGGGTGAATTCAGGCTCATGGTTGGCCGCAATTCGGCTGACTGGACCGCTTGTAGTCTGCATATCCAGAAGGTGGGGGCGAAGGTATGA
- a CDS encoding alpha-mannosidase, producing MIRIQRFIEDLKQRQWLNTIELPAWEMQRARYIRPGEYEYEQAEVNEDEQADKAMQSLNPLNSVHGTTYFLSKCVEIPDSWGDRAVGLVFEAGGEGLLKVNGIPYHGVDQNHGFVPLPRSRVGNTPQLEIELYDPIPEPHDPLNRQAVIQPPIQGIRAALVHVNQPLQSLMYSVTVLAESLRAYNEKEPKRMALIQVIHQVMDNMYNDPERWSDAAWIQNFEHGLVQSVQQEDPEEYRSGFMHLVGQSHIDIAWLWPVRETVRKSSRTFSTMCTLMDTYPDFVYSQSQPQLYAFVKDHYPELYERVKARIAEGRWELVGGMWVEPDLNIPSGESLVRQILYGQNFYQAEFGKRSNIEWLPDTFGYCASLPQMLKLADIPYFMTTKLNWNDTNAFPYDLFDWVGIDGTSVLAYLNHGVNEHTRPKDVDEHWQSFKQKDVHPEQMLLYGHGDGGGGVTNEMVEFAERSHLMVGQPISKFSTAGAFFEDISINKPTLPKWHGDLYLELHRGTYTTHARNKRSNRKAEVLYREAEIWGQFAGAYATHTKNDLDEGWKLIMLNQFHDIIPGTSIPEVYVTSTEEYTKVFTLGTSALRETLDTLADRVTTDGVDGLPYVIFNSLGWERGENITITGDARLAGLTAFDRQGNRLACDLEQKEDKYTLLVHVPSIPAFGYTTIWLREAADVILPVREEESFPSTWDTEFYTLEFNDLGEITRWYDKTVGRDWLKPGDRANEWQFFHDKPTYWDAWDIDPRFESQRAGAVQLISKEVVQRGATRDVLRFVWKLNQSEISQDIIFHRYQRRVDFHTKVKWNESHKLLKVAFPVDLVAAKAAYEIPFGALERPTHNNTSWEQAQFEVCGHRWADISEGNSGVSLLNDCKYGYDIKDRTIRLSLLRAPKWPDEYADQGNHEFTYSFLPHQGDWRQAAVVRRAMELNHPVEVVTASHSSGQLPAEHTWVQFHSEHVILDAIKPAEDGSGTVLRFYESTGSREKVHVQWAEKEIKASIINLLEDEIHPLASVNGAFELTFKPYEIKSVKLVDISNESNLTFT from the coding sequence ATGATTCGAATTCAGCGATTCATCGAAGATCTGAAACAGCGGCAATGGCTGAATACGATCGAGCTTCCGGCGTGGGAGATGCAGAGGGCCAGATACATTCGGCCAGGGGAATACGAGTACGAACAGGCAGAAGTAAATGAAGATGAGCAGGCAGACAAGGCCATGCAAAGCTTGAATCCGCTGAACAGCGTACATGGAACGACGTATTTTCTGAGCAAATGTGTGGAGATTCCGGACAGTTGGGGGGATCGAGCTGTTGGGCTGGTCTTCGAGGCTGGAGGAGAAGGGCTGCTGAAGGTGAATGGCATACCTTATCACGGGGTGGATCAAAATCACGGATTCGTACCCCTTCCGCGAAGTCGGGTAGGCAATACGCCGCAGTTGGAGATTGAACTCTACGATCCGATTCCAGAGCCGCATGATCCACTCAACCGACAAGCTGTTATTCAGCCGCCTATTCAGGGCATTCGGGCAGCATTGGTTCATGTGAATCAGCCATTGCAGAGCCTGATGTACAGCGTTACGGTACTCGCCGAGTCACTCCGGGCATATAACGAGAAGGAGCCCAAGCGCATGGCCCTTATTCAGGTCATTCATCAGGTGATGGATAACATGTACAATGACCCGGAACGCTGGAGTGATGCAGCCTGGATACAGAACTTCGAACATGGGTTAGTACAGTCGGTACAGCAGGAAGACCCGGAGGAATATCGGAGTGGCTTCATGCATCTGGTCGGACAATCCCACATTGATATTGCCTGGCTGTGGCCTGTACGTGAGACGGTGCGCAAGTCCAGTCGTACGTTCTCGACCATGTGTACCTTGATGGATACGTACCCGGACTTTGTATATTCCCAGAGCCAGCCGCAGTTGTATGCCTTTGTGAAGGATCATTACCCGGAGCTGTACGAGCGAGTTAAAGCCCGTATTGCCGAAGGCCGCTGGGAGCTGGTCGGTGGCATGTGGGTCGAGCCGGATCTGAATATTCCGAGTGGCGAGTCGTTAGTTCGGCAGATTCTGTATGGACAGAACTTCTATCAGGCGGAGTTTGGCAAACGCTCCAACATCGAGTGGCTACCGGATACCTTTGGTTACTGTGCTTCCTTGCCGCAGATGCTGAAGCTTGCGGATATTCCTTATTTTATGACGACCAAGCTGAATTGGAATGATACTAATGCGTTTCCGTATGACCTCTTCGACTGGGTAGGCATTGATGGTACTTCCGTACTCGCTTATCTGAATCATGGGGTGAATGAGCATACGCGGCCCAAAGATGTGGATGAACATTGGCAATCATTTAAACAAAAGGATGTGCACCCTGAGCAAATGTTGCTTTATGGACATGGCGATGGTGGTGGCGGCGTGACGAATGAGATGGTGGAGTTTGCGGAGCGATCCCATTTGATGGTGGGGCAGCCGATCAGCAAATTCAGCACAGCAGGCGCTTTTTTTGAAGACATATCAATAAATAAACCGACGTTGCCAAAGTGGCACGGGGACTTGTACCTGGAGCTGCATCGCGGAACCTATACGACCCATGCAAGGAACAAACGTAGCAACCGTAAGGCAGAGGTATTATATCGGGAAGCGGAGATCTGGGGGCAATTTGCCGGGGCTTACGCCACACACACGAAGAATGATCTGGATGAAGGCTGGAAGTTGATTATGCTCAACCAATTCCATGACATTATTCCGGGAACGTCGATTCCTGAAGTATACGTAACGTCCACCGAGGAGTACACGAAGGTATTTACACTCGGTACATCCGCACTGCGGGAAACGCTGGATACCCTTGCGGACAGGGTTACGACAGATGGAGTGGATGGTCTCCCCTACGTTATATTCAACAGCCTCGGCTGGGAACGTGGAGAGAATATCACCATTACAGGAGATGCCCGCCTCGCTGGATTGACTGCATTTGATCGCCAGGGGAACCGTCTAGCCTGTGATCTCGAACAAAAGGAAGACAAGTATACGCTACTTGTCCATGTTCCGTCGATTCCTGCTTTTGGGTATACAACGATATGGCTGCGTGAGGCAGCGGATGTTATCCTTCCAGTAAGGGAAGAAGAATCCTTCCCTTCCACATGGGACACCGAGTTCTATACCCTTGAGTTCAATGACTTGGGAGAGATCACCAGATGGTATGACAAAACGGTAGGACGCGACTGGCTGAAGCCCGGTGATCGGGCGAATGAGTGGCAGTTTTTCCACGACAAACCGACGTACTGGGATGCTTGGGATATCGATCCACGATTTGAATCCCAGCGGGCAGGTGCGGTGCAGCTGATCTCCAAAGAGGTTGTACAGCGCGGGGCTACGCGAGATGTACTGCGTTTTGTCTGGAAGCTGAATCAATCGGAGATCAGCCAGGATATTATTTTTCATCGTTACCAGCGGCGTGTTGATTTCCATACAAAAGTGAAGTGGAATGAGAGCCATAAACTGCTCAAGGTGGCCTTTCCGGTGGATCTGGTGGCAGCCAAAGCAGCCTATGAGATTCCGTTTGGAGCGCTGGAGCGTCCAACTCATAACAACACCAGTTGGGAGCAGGCGCAGTTCGAGGTCTGCGGGCATCGCTGGGCGGATATCTCGGAGGGCAATAGTGGTGTCAGTTTGCTGAATGATTGCAAGTACGGCTATGACATCAAGGATCGGACGATACGCCTGTCCCTGCTTCGTGCTCCAAAATGGCCGGATGAATATGCCGATCAAGGCAATCATGAATTCACATATTCATTTCTGCCCCACCAGGGCGATTGGCGACAAGCTGCCGTCGTTCGCCGGGCGATGGAGCTGAATCATCCGGTGGAAGTTGTAACAGCGAGTCATTCTTCGGGTCAATTGCCAGCCGAACACACTTGGGTTCAATTCCACAGTGAGCATGTCATTCTGGATGCAATTAAGCCTGCAGAAGACGGCTCGGGAACGGTGTTGCGTTTCTACGAATCAACAGGAAGTAGAGAAAAGGTGCATGTTCAGTGGGCTGAAAAGGAAATCAAAGCGTCCATCATTAATCTGTTGGAGGATGAGATCCATCCGTTGGCTAGTGTGAATGGAGCATTCGAACTGACCTTTAAACCGTATGAGATCAAGTCGGTGAAACTTGTTGATATCAGTAATGAGTCGAACCTTACATTTACATGA
- a CDS encoding sugar phosphate isomerase/epimerase family protein: MKLTNKIGVIVDSFGVGVREGLNKAKDVGAEGVQIYAVKGEMDPENLSPAARKELKSYIDSLGLDISALVGDLGGHGFQVKEDNPWKVEKSKRIVDLALDLGTNIVTTHIGIVPHDPSSEVYATLHAACEELGQYAKSVGAYFAIETGPETAADLKGFLDTLSTNGVSVNFDPANMVMVTGDDPARGVHLLKDYIVHTHVKDGVRLKEVDPRDVYGAVGYAPMDHDKIAEMVSSGTFFREVPLGEGSVDFDGYFAALQEIGYTGYLTIEREVGDQPERDIRKAVQFIQQYR, from the coding sequence ATGAAATTAACGAACAAGATCGGTGTCATCGTGGATAGCTTTGGTGTAGGCGTACGGGAAGGGTTGAACAAAGCCAAAGATGTAGGTGCAGAAGGTGTGCAGATCTATGCCGTCAAGGGAGAGATGGACCCTGAAAATTTGTCGCCTGCGGCGCGCAAGGAGCTGAAGAGTTACATCGATTCTCTAGGTCTCGACATTTCAGCATTGGTCGGCGATCTGGGTGGACATGGGTTTCAGGTCAAGGAAGATAATCCGTGGAAAGTGGAGAAGTCGAAGCGGATCGTGGATCTCGCTTTGGATCTGGGCACCAACATCGTCACAACACATATCGGTATTGTTCCACATGATCCTTCATCGGAAGTTTATGCTACGCTGCATGCTGCTTGTGAGGAACTGGGCCAATACGCCAAGAGTGTTGGTGCGTACTTTGCCATTGAGACAGGACCGGAAACGGCTGCTGATTTGAAAGGATTCCTGGATACGTTGTCGACTAACGGAGTATCGGTGAATTTTGACCCGGCAAATATGGTGATGGTGACCGGAGATGATCCGGCGCGGGGCGTTCATCTGCTCAAGGATTACATCGTACATACCCATGTGAAGGATGGTGTGCGGCTGAAGGAAGTGGATCCACGAGATGTATACGGTGCAGTCGGTTATGCGCCTATGGATCACGATAAGATTGCCGAGATGGTCTCTTCCGGGACTTTCTTCCGTGAGGTGCCACTGGGCGAGGGTAGCGTTGATTTTGACGGATACTTTGCAGCTCTTCAGGAGATTGGGTACACCGGTTATCTGACGATTGAGCGTGAGGTAGGCGATCAGCCGGAGCGGGACATTCGCAAAGCGGTTCAATTTATCCAACAATATCGATAG
- a CDS encoding sugar phosphate isomerase/epimerase produces the protein MKVGLSTYSLLNDLNSGEMTVLDVIDWIAANGGEHMEMVPYGYTVEDNHDLADAIRERAASAGIELSNYSMPANFVQETEEAFAEEMARVKRHVDVVHRMGVKHMRHDVTAFTLPKEKMTIAWFEEHLPLMVKGSQIIADYAAQFDITTTIENHGFSVQASDRVQRVLDAVDRPNFKTTLDIGNFMCVDENPIIGVMKNLPYASLVHFKDFYFRPYDEHPGEGEWFTTAYGNFLRGAIVGQGDIPIRKIVKLIKDSGYDGNITVEFEGMEECKSASKIAMDNLRRFWEEA, from the coding sequence ATGAAAGTGGGCCTGAGCACGTATAGTTTGTTGAACGATTTGAATTCGGGTGAGATGACGGTGCTGGATGTGATCGACTGGATTGCGGCGAACGGCGGCGAGCATATGGAGATGGTTCCTTACGGTTATACCGTGGAGGATAATCACGATCTGGCGGATGCGATTCGGGAACGGGCGGCGTCTGCGGGTATTGAACTGTCCAACTACTCGATGCCAGCGAATTTCGTGCAGGAGACGGAAGAGGCGTTTGCAGAAGAGATGGCTCGGGTCAAAAGACATGTGGATGTCGTACACCGGATGGGTGTAAAACATATGCGTCATGACGTCACGGCGTTTACCCTGCCGAAAGAGAAGATGACCATTGCCTGGTTCGAGGAACATCTGCCGCTGATGGTGAAAGGAAGCCAGATCATTGCGGACTATGCTGCGCAGTTTGACATCACGACAACCATTGAGAATCACGGCTTCAGCGTGCAGGCGAGTGATCGGGTGCAGCGTGTTCTGGATGCTGTAGATCGTCCGAACTTCAAAACAACACTCGATATTGGCAACTTCATGTGCGTGGATGAGAACCCGATCATCGGTGTCATGAAAAATCTGCCGTACGCTTCTCTGGTCCACTTCAAAGATTTTTACTTCCGTCCTTATGATGAGCATCCGGGTGAGGGTGAATGGTTTACGACAGCATACGGCAACTTCCTTCGTGGTGCTATCGTTGGACAAGGGGATATTCCAATCCGTAAAATTGTAAAGCTCATCAAAGATTCCGGTTACGATGGCAACATTACAGTGGAGTTCGAAGGCATGGAGGAATGCAAATCCGCATCCAAAATCGCCATGGACAACCTGCGCCGCTTCTGGGAAGAGGCGTAA
- a CDS encoding MerR family transcriptional regulator has product MYTVGQLSKHTGVSIRTLHYYEKLGLLRPARNENNQYRLYGEKDILRLQQITILKKMHFKLNEIGEFLDQDAARSEPESTLTLWNNTLEQQLTVVKEQQERLSKVEHLLFSTIYAIRASGTISLDEMLGFIRELDQPPGKFRQDVFTPEEMESLPLNNQNNSLSMEWADILKDIHACKMEPADSEASRLLAIRISDYAERAFQGNAELAEKYWDYIAPADDHSARVYGMTTDTMRYIEMILDRWAVQNPDDQQ; this is encoded by the coding sequence TTGTATACCGTTGGACAACTATCCAAACATACCGGAGTATCCATCCGAACACTGCATTATTATGAAAAGCTGGGTTTACTGCGACCGGCCCGTAATGAGAACAATCAGTATCGCTTATACGGTGAAAAGGATATTTTACGGCTTCAGCAGATTACCATTCTGAAGAAAATGCATTTTAAATTGAATGAGATTGGAGAATTCCTCGATCAGGATGCTGCTCGCTCTGAACCAGAAAGTACCCTTACTTTATGGAATAATACGTTGGAACAACAACTGACCGTCGTTAAGGAACAGCAGGAGAGATTAAGCAAGGTCGAGCATCTTCTTTTTTCAACCATATATGCCATCAGAGCATCTGGTACAATCAGTCTGGATGAAATGTTGGGTTTCATCCGTGAACTGGATCAGCCTCCGGGCAAGTTCCGTCAAGATGTTTTTACACCTGAAGAAATGGAATCGTTACCTCTGAATAATCAGAACAATTCATTATCAATGGAATGGGCTGATATTCTTAAAGATATTCATGCATGCAAGATGGAACCAGCGGATTCCGAAGCCTCACGATTACTGGCCATCCGAATCTCTGATTATGCTGAAAGGGCTTTTCAAGGGAATGCAGAATTGGCAGAAAAATATTGGGATTATATCGCCCCGGCGGATGATCATTCAGCTCGTGTATATGGTATGACAACGGATACCATGCGTTACATCGAAATGATCCTGGATCGATGGGCAGTCCAGAATCCTGATGATCAACAATAA
- a CDS encoding CPBP family glutamic-type intramembrane protease: MSMSTEHVTKKRRSSGIAIIGMSWLTMTLGLFFATLAGEFVSTIGAAEWMVHLTQAVVIISIVLPVLFVIRRHFHMKSVLLPLTGKSIIHLLFGALFATSLAFIGLAIASMNNWITITEWHFSAEFLLAVALNSCIAFLYEALPEELSMRGMVYDGLRFRLRLPVFFAYVTQIILFLLVPMSVSLLQELVGMDAGNRITLDYMILLLTYGITLQLLRSLTGSLWASIGFHIAYLEVARFVVMPGDRPPLLNYTAQDNGLAEIFILYMMIIFVGGIILAVLNAWHWWKIHKS; the protein is encoded by the coding sequence ATGAGTATGTCAACTGAACATGTAACCAAGAAACGACGCAGCAGTGGAATAGCCATTATTGGAATGAGTTGGTTGACAATGACATTGGGTCTGTTTTTTGCTACACTCGCAGGGGAGTTTGTCAGCACTATTGGTGCTGCTGAATGGATGGTTCATCTCACCCAAGCTGTTGTCATTATTAGTATCGTCTTGCCCGTACTATTCGTCATTCGAAGACACTTCCATATGAAGTCTGTTCTTCTTCCTCTGACAGGAAAAAGCATAATTCACTTGCTCTTTGGCGCATTATTTGCCACTTCTCTGGCCTTCATCGGGTTAGCGATAGCTAGTATGAACAACTGGATTACGATTACGGAGTGGCACTTCTCAGCCGAGTTCTTGCTTGCTGTTGCACTTAATAGTTGTATTGCTTTCTTGTACGAAGCTTTGCCAGAGGAACTATCCATGCGAGGCATGGTCTATGATGGATTACGCTTCAGACTGCGACTTCCTGTGTTTTTCGCTTATGTAACTCAAATCATACTCTTTCTGCTGGTTCCGATGAGTGTCAGCCTATTGCAAGAGCTCGTCGGTATGGATGCCGGAAACCGGATAACCTTGGATTATATGATCCTGCTCTTGACCTATGGTATTACGTTACAGCTTCTGCGCAGTTTGACCGGATCTTTATGGGCCTCCATCGGATTTCATATCGCTTACCTGGAGGTAGCCAGATTCGTTGTTATGCCAGGTGATAGACCGCCATTGTTAAACTATACCGCGCAAGATAACGGGTTAGCCGAAATATTTATTTTGTATATGATGATAATCTTCGTCGGTGGGATCATTCTGGCGGTGCTCAATGCATGGCACTGGTGGAAAATACATAAATCATGA
- a CDS encoding VOC family protein, whose protein sequence is MSISLNVYLVTDGNGREAVDFYQKAFGAEVLALQTFGDGPSDPNHPIPPEAKDRIMHASLQIGSSVLMLSDTFPGMPHTVGNHITVTVNTDTAEEAKAIFNQLQDGGEVKMPIQETFWSPAYGSVVDKFGVQFQISATPGQA, encoded by the coding sequence ATGTCGATCAGCTTGAATGTGTATCTGGTAACAGACGGTAATGGACGTGAAGCGGTAGATTTTTATCAAAAGGCATTTGGAGCCGAAGTGCTCGCGCTTCAAACATTTGGCGACGGTCCGTCTGACCCGAATCACCCCATCCCGCCAGAAGCGAAAGACCGTATTATGCATGCTTCTTTGCAGATTGGCAGCTCGGTATTAATGTTGTCTGATACGTTTCCAGGCATGCCGCACACTGTAGGTAATCATATTACCGTTACAGTGAACACGGATACAGCGGAAGAAGCCAAAGCGATTTTCAACCAGTTGCAAGACGGCGGCGAAGTGAAAATGCCGATACAAGAGACGTTCTGGAGTCCAGCCTACGGCTCGGTTGTCGACAAGTTTGGCGTACAGTTTCAGATCAGTGCTACGCCGGGACAAGCTTAA
- the ytxJ gene encoding bacillithiol system redox-active protein YtxJ → MDKKVNHQAVWLAIGVAMGVSIGTATQQLGLGIAFGMALGIVIGSVVSKRAGADSEHMLSEHVRELHKPDDWEDVLHRSQDHPVLILKHSTTCPTSARAYREFMAFVGTNASDPKQPMDYRIVKVIENRSLSRYIAEETEVHHESPQVLLLDQGKVVHHTSHGKITKKRLLQWAQNPFG, encoded by the coding sequence ATGGATAAAAAAGTAAATCATCAAGCCGTATGGCTGGCTATAGGTGTTGCCATGGGAGTGAGTATTGGTACAGCTACACAGCAGCTTGGACTCGGGATTGCTTTTGGCATGGCGCTTGGCATTGTGATTGGTTCGGTAGTTAGCAAACGTGCGGGGGCAGACTCGGAACATATGCTCAGCGAACATGTCCGTGAATTGCATAAACCAGATGACTGGGAAGACGTGCTTCATCGCTCGCAGGATCATCCGGTGCTTATCCTGAAACACAGCACAACTTGTCCGACCAGTGCGAGAGCGTACAGAGAGTTTATGGCGTTTGTAGGCACCAATGCATCGGATCCCAAACAACCTATGGACTACCGCATCGTCAAAGTGATTGAAAATCGCTCGTTGTCCCGCTACATTGCGGAAGAGACAGAGGTTCATCATGAGTCACCACAGGTACTTCTGCTCGATCAGGGAAAAGTCGTCCATCATACCTCCCATGGAAAAATCACAAAAAAGAGATTATTGCAGTGGGCACAGAATCCATTTGGATGA